The nucleotide sequence CGCATCGGTCCCCGCGGGCGAGTACGCGGGGCAGACGCTGGCCGCGCTGGGCCTCACCGCCGCCGTGAAGCCCAAGGTCGTGTACGCGCAGAGCGTGCGGCAGGTGCTGGCGTACGTGGAGCGCGGCGACGTGGACGCGGGCATCGTCTATCGTACCGACGCGGCGGCGTCCGCGAAGGTCCGCGTGGTGGCCGAAGCGCCGTCGGTCACGCATCGCCCCATCGTTTACGTGATCGCCGTCGTGAAGGCATCGGGAGATGCGGCGGCGGCCACGGCTTTCGCGGCGTACGTGCTGGGGCCGGAGGGCCGCGCCGCCCTGCGCCGCCACGGCTTCACCGTAGAAGGCTGACGCCGCCCATGCTCGACTGGCAGCCGGTGATCCTCTCGCTCCGCGTGGCGCTCTCGGCCGCGGCCGTCGTGGTCGTCGCGGGCACCCTCGCGGCGCGGGCGATGTCCGGCCGCGACTTCGCGGGCAAGGACGTGGTGGACGGGCTGCTCGTGCTCCCCCTCGTCCTCCCGCCCGTGGTCACCGGCTTCTTCCTGCTGGTGCTGCTGGGCCGCGACGGGCCGGTGGGCATCCTCCTCCAGCGTGCGTTCGGCGTGCGGCTGCTCTTCACGCTGCACGCGGCCGTGCTCGCCGCCGCCGTCGTGGCGTTCCCGCTGATGTACCAGAGCGCCAAGGCCGCCTTCGCCGCGGTCGACCACCGGCTGGAGGACGCGGCGCGGACGCTGGGCGCGGGCGAGGCGCGCGTCTTCCTGGCCGTGACGGTGCCGCTCTCGTGGCCCGGCCTGGTGTCCGGGACCGTGCTCGCCTTCGCCCGCTCGCTGGGCGAGTTCGGCGCCACGGTCATGGTCGCGGGCAACATCCCCGGCGAGACGACGACGGTGCCGCTCGCCATCTACTCCCTTGCCGACGCTGGCGACCTGCGCACCGCGGGCATGTACGCGCTGGCGATCAGCGCCGCGAGCATGGGGATGGTGGTGGCGCTCAACGTGTGGACGCGGCGGCGCGTGCCCGGCTGGCAGCGGCGGAGGCGCGCCTGAACGCGCTGCACGTGCGCGCCGCGCGGCGCCTGCCCGGCTTCACGCTGGACGTGGACTTCGAGGTCCGCGACGAGATCCTGGTCCTCTTCGGCCCGTCGGGCGCGGGGAAGACGATGACGCTGCGGATGATCGCCGGCCTGGAGCGGCCCGACGCGGGCGAGGTGCGGCTGGGAGAGCGTGTGCTCTTCTCGCGCGAGCCGCGCGCGTGGGTGCCGCCGCGCGAGCGACGCTGCGGCTTCGTGTTCCAGGACAGCGCGCTCTTCCCCCACCTGGACGTGACGCGCAACGTGCTCTTCGGCGCACGCCGGAAGGACGACGCCACGCGCGAACGGCTGGCGCGGCTGCTGGACACGTTCCGCATCGCGCACCTCGCCGCCCGCTACCCCGTGGACCTCTCCGGCGGCGAGGCGCAGCGGGTCGCCCTGGCCCGCGCGCTGATGACCGATCCCGACGTGCTGCTGCTGGACGAGCCGCTCTCCGCGCTGGACCGCGAGACGCGCCTCGCCGTGCAGGACGAGGTGCTGGCCGCGCACGCCGCCTGGCGCATCCCCTTCGTCTTCGTGACCCACGACCGCGACGAAGCCGAGCGCGTCGGCGACCGCATGCTCTACCTCCGCGATGGCAGGCAGGTGGCGGAGGCGCATCCCACCGCTCCGGTCAGCGCCGATGCGGATGCGCCGTAGCCTACGCTCCTCCGCTGAATCCGGGCGCCGCGGAAGGGATAGCCGAACTCGCGTAGGACGTTGACAGGCTCATCTCGCGCCAGTAGATTGAAGTTCGGTTTGTATTCGGTTTAACATTATCCATCCAGTTCATCCACGGAACGACTATGGCGACCGCGCACGACGTTGCCGCCTACATCCTGAAGCGGCGCGGCGGCATGTCCGCGATGAAGCTTCAGAAGCTGGTCTACTACTCCCAGGCGTGGTCGCTCGTTTGGGAAGACCAGCCGATCTTTCACGAAGCCGTGGAGGCGTGGGCGAACGGGCCGGTGGTGCGTGAGCTCTACGACCGGCACCGAGGCCAGTTCGAGGTCCGCGACTGGCCCGACGGCGATCCCGACGCGCTCACCCCGGACGAACGCTCCACCGTCGATGCAGTGCTGGACTACTACGGCGGCCGCAGCGCACAGTGGCTCAGCGACCTCACCCACCGAGAGCAGCCGTGGCGGGAGGCGCGCGAAGGCCTTCCCGAGGGCGAGCGCGGCAACCGCAAGATCTCGCTCGCGACCATGATGGAGTACTACAGCTCGCTGCCCGCCGAGGATGGCGAAGGATAAGAAGCCCCGCGCCGCCGCGCCGTCCCCGGCTGGAAAACAGGCTCGCGCGGACCGGCCGGGCGACGACCGGAAGCAAGCCAGGGCCCAAGCCCACAACGTGCCGTCCCAGACGCCGTTGTGGGCTTTTCGCGTGGTCGACCTGGGCGGGCGTTGGTGCTGGAGCGCGCTCCAGCGTGACGACATCCTCCTGGTCTTCGACAAGCTGAAGAGCTACGAGTCCATGGCCTGGGCGCAGATCGAAGGTCCTACCGGCAGCCACTTCGTGGAGGTTCACAAGCTCAGTAAGCCCGCGCGCGAGCGGCTGGTGGAGATCCGGCAAGACGACGTGGACTTGCTGTTCTCGCTGCGCATCACCGGCCGCCAGCGCGTGTGGGGCATCCGCGACGGACACGTGCTCCGCCTGCTGTGGTGGGACCCCGAGCACGAGGTCTGTCCATCGCACCTCAAGCACACCTGAGACCTTCTCCCTCCGCCGATCCGTCTTCTCCCGTCCAGCACCCGTCGTGGTGCCGAAGCCGAAGCTTCGTCGCGCGATGAAGGCGTTCCCGCAGTGGCAAAGCATCCTGATGATCGGGCGTGCGGCTACCGCTCCGGTGGGTGTGGGCGTGACGACTTGTCGGATGATCGAGAGGCGGTTGTTACGCCTTGTTAGCTTCGGGTAAGCTTCCGGGCGTAGATTGCCGCAACTTGGGTCCTTCGGCTCTCCCGTGCTCCGGTCCGCCATGCGCATCCTGGTCGTAGAAGACGATCCGCAGCTCCAGAAGCTGATCAGCGACGGGTTCCGTGAGAAGCGGCTGGACGTGGTGTGTGCCTCCACCTTTGCGGAGGGGCGCGAGAAGGCGTTCATGGGCAGCTACGGCGTGATCGTGCTGGACATCATGCTCCCCGGCGGCAGCGGCATGGATCTGTGCGCGCGGCTGCGGAAGCAGGGCATCACCACGCCCATCCTCATGCTCACCGCCCGCGACACGCTGGACGACAAGGTAGCCGGCCTGGCCGCCGGTGCGGACGACTACCTCGTGAAGCCGTTCGCCTTCCGCGAGCTGCTGGCGCGCGTGGAGGCGCTGGCGCGGCGTCCGGCCGGCATGATGCCCGCCGTTTCCACCTTCGCGGACCTGGAGGTGGACCTGCGCACGCGCAAGGTTCGGCGCGCGGGGCGCGAGATCACGCTGACGGCCAAGGAGTTCGAGCTGCTGGAGTTCTTCGTGCGGCACGCGGGGTCGGTGGTGGACCGCGCGGCCATCACCGGCTACGTGTGGGACGACAACCACGACCCGTTCACCAACGCCCTCGAGGTGCTGGTGCGGCGGCTGCGGCGCAAGATCGACGACGACTTCGAGCCGAAGCTGATCCAGACCCTGCGCGGCGCCGGCTACCGGTTCGGGGTGTGAGCGTTCTGTCTTCTGGTGATTCGTCCCGGGTCGGGGCTTTCGGCTTTGCGCGCCACGGAGGCGGCGGTCCGCTCCGGAGACCGGCGGCGATACTGCCTGCCGCCGGTCTCCTACGCGGGGGCGGGGAGCCTCCTCCTCCGGCGGGGCGATACTGCCTGCCCCGCCTCCGTCCGGGGTCTCCCCGCCCCGGCGGGAGCCTCGCGTGCCTCCGCGCACGCGGACGCACCACGCCGCGCGAGTCTCCCGCCGTACATATGCTTTGGGGTACGGCAACGGCACCCGCCGCCCCTCGGCGCGCGACAACGGTTCCGCACATCCCAACCGTCGTCGCGCGACGCGCATCGCGCATCGGCATCCGTGGCCTCGCATCTCCCGGCTGCGCAAGTCCGGCCATTATCGCATCTCCGCCCGCCCGTCCCCCGATCCGTCCCGCATCTACCGAAGCAAGCCACGCCTTCCGCTGCGCGCCGTTAGTCCACGAAGGCGGACTTTGCGCAGTCGTTGCTGCGACTTCAGTCGCCCGGCGCGTCGCCACCGATCTCTCGCCCCGAATCGCCCCATGAACCCGCTCGACAGGCTGCGGCTGCGGCTCACGGCGTGGTACGTGGGGACGTTCGCCGGGACGCTGCTGCTGCTGGGCCTCGGCCTCTTCCTGGTGCTCTCGCGGCAGATCTCGCGCGAGCTGGACCGGTCGCTGCGCGAGACCACGCGCGAGGTGCTGCGCATGGTGCGCATCCGCGAGAGCGAGGGCGCGAGCAGCCCGGAGACGCTGGCCGACGCCGTGGACGCGCTGGAGATCCGCGACCGCCCGCTCTTCCTGCTCGACGGCGCCGGCCGCCCCGTCATGCCGCGCGAGGCAGACCCGCGCATCCGCGCCGCCGCGCTGCGGGCCGCGCGCACCGGCGAAGTGCAGGCGGAATTCACCACCGGCACCGGCCAGCGCTGGCGCCTGTACGGCGAGCGCTTCGCGGCCGAGGACGGCAAGCCGTACGTGACCGTGGCCATCGCCGACCTGGCCGAGCTGGAAGATCGCACTCTCCGCCTCATCGAGGCGTTCCTGGCCGCCGGCCTCCTTGCCCTGGTGCTCACGGGCGCGGGCGGCTTCTACCTGGCCCGCAAGTCCGTGCGGCCGGTGGAGGCGGTGATGGAGCAGATGCGCCGCTTCATGGCCGACGCCGCGCACGAGCTGCGCACCCCGCTGGCCGTGCTGCGCGGCCGCGCCGAGGTGGCCGTGCAGCACGAGCGCGAGCCCGCCGCCTACGTGGCCGCGCTGGGCGAGATCACCCGCGAGGCCGGCCGCCTGGGCACCATCGTGGAGAACCTGCTGATCCTGGCCCGCGCCGACGCGGGGCAGCAGCCGGCGCTGCGCGAGCGGCTGTACCTGGACGACGTGGCGGGCGACGCGGTGGCCGCGGCGGGCGTGCTGGCCGCCGCGCGGGGCGTGCACATCGAGCTGGGCCGCTACGACGAGGCGCCCGTCACCGGCGACGCCGCCCTCATCCGCCAGCTGCTGATGGTGCTACTGGACAACGCGGTGAAGTTCACGCCCCCCGGCGGCTCGGTCACGGTGGACGTGAGCGTGGAGGAGGGGAATCCCACCGTGGCGGTGGAGGACACCGGCATCGGGATCGCGCCCGCGGACCTGCCGCACGTGTTCGAGCGCTTCTACCGCGCGGACCCGGCGCGCGAGCGGACGGGCGGGGCGGGGCTGGGGCTGTCCATCGCCCGGTGGATCGCCGAGCAGCACGGGGCGCGCGTGGCCCTGGAGCCGCGGGAGGGAGGCGGCACGCGGGCCGTGGCGGTGTTCCCCCCGGCGATGTAATCCTGCCGTCAGCTACCCCGCCTAGCTTCCCCTCCACGCGTTCGCCGGGCCCCCACGGGTGCTCCGCGGCGGCGCCTGCCCTCCCGCATTCCGCCGGAGCGGCGAACCCGCGAACGGTGGAGGGCCGGGATGAAGTCGTGGACCCTCGCCGCCGTGGCCGCCGCCGCGCTGCTCGCCTGGATGCGTCCCGGCGCCGCGCAGACCGCCGCCCGCCCGGACTCTCCCCGCTCCGATTCACCGCACGCAGCGCCCGCCGGGCCGCCCATCCGCGAGTCGCGGCCCGGGCTCACTGCCCGCGCACGGGTGCGGCCGGACGCGGCGCGGCACCTGGCGCTGGCTCGCTACCCCGGCGGGCAAATCGTGGACGAACTGCTGGTGGAGCGCCAGAAGCGGCTGCTGTACGACTTCACCATCCGGCCGGCGGGCAACAACGCGCCCCGCGAGGTCCTGGTGAACGCGGCGACTGGCCAGGTGATCGGCGTGCGGCGCAATGCGCCGGCGATCCCCAGGGCGGCGCTGGTGCCGCGCGGCGCGTGAGACGCGGCGGGCGGCTCCGGAGACGGACGAGGAATGGCCCGATGACGGCCGGGGACGCGGTGCGGAGCGGGTGGATGCGGGCGCTTCTCGTGTGGGCGCTGCTGTGCGGGTCGGCGGCGGTCGCCGCGGCCCAGGCGCCTGCGACATTGCCCGCGCTGGGGCTTCCGCTCGTGGAGGTGCCGGTGCCCGCTGGCCAGCGGGGCGACATGCTGGGAGTGCTGCTCACCAGCGACGGCGGGTGGACGCCCGTGAACCGCGTCGTCTCCGAGCGGCTGGCGCAGTCCGGCGTCCCCGTTGTGGCGTGGAACAGCATGCACTACTACCGCACCCCGCGTTCGCCCGACGAGGCGGCGCGGGCGCTGGCGCGGGTGATCGAGCACTACTCGGCCGCGTGGGGCCGGGGGCGCGTGGTGCTGATCGGCTACTCGTTCGGGGCCGACGTGATGCCGTTCCTGGTGAACCGACTGCCCCCCGCGGACCGCGCTCGCATCGCCGGGATGGTGCTGATGGGCTTCGACCGCGACGCGGTGTTCGAGTTCCACTACACCGACTGGCTGGGCAGGTCCGCCGGCCCCGCGTACGCCACGCTGCCCGAGATCCGGCGGCTGGGAGCCGTGCCCACGCTCTGCCTGTACGGCACGGACGACGCGGGCACCGCCTGCACCGCGCACTGGGGTCCCGCGGTGACCGCCGTGGCGCTCCACGCCGGCCACCGCTTCGGCGCCGTGAGCGAAGAGGCCGCGTCGCTGATCGTGCAGGACGTCCGGGCCCTGGCCGCGCGCCCCACCGGCGCCT is from Longimicrobiaceae bacterium and encodes:
- the modB gene encoding molybdate ABC transporter permease subunit: MLDWQPVILSLRVALSAAAVVVVAGTLAARAMSGRDFAGKDVVDGLLVLPLVLPPVVTGFFLLVLLGRDGPVGILLQRAFGVRLLFTLHAAVLAAAVVAFPLMYQSAKAAFAAVDHRLEDAARTLGAGEARVFLAVTVPLSWPGLVSGTVLAFARSLGEFGATVMVAGNIPGETTTVPLAIYSLADAGDLRTAGMYALAISAASMGMVVALNVWTRRRVPGWQRRRRA
- a CDS encoding ATP-binding cassette domain-containing protein, translating into MDAAARARLAAAEARLNALHVRAARRLPGFTLDVDFEVRDEILVLFGPSGAGKTMTLRMIAGLERPDAGEVRLGERVLFSREPRAWVPPRERRCGFVFQDSALFPHLDVTRNVLFGARRKDDATRERLARLLDTFRIAHLAARYPVDLSGGEAQRVALARALMTDPDVLLLDEPLSALDRETRLAVQDEVLAAHAAWRIPFVFVTHDRDEAERVGDRMLYLRDGRQVAEAHPTAPVSADADAP
- a CDS encoding type II toxin-antitoxin system antitoxin SocA domain-containing protein; its protein translation is MATAHDVAAYILKRRGGMSAMKLQKLVYYSQAWSLVWEDQPIFHEAVEAWANGPVVRELYDRHRGQFEVRDWPDGDPDALTPDERSTVDAVLDYYGGRSAQWLSDLTHREQPWREAREGLPEGERGNRKISLATMMEYYSSLPAEDGEG
- a CDS encoding response regulator transcription factor, giving the protein MRILVVEDDPQLQKLISDGFREKRLDVVCASTFAEGREKAFMGSYGVIVLDIMLPGGSGMDLCARLRKQGITTPILMLTARDTLDDKVAGLAAGADDYLVKPFAFRELLARVEALARRPAGMMPAVSTFADLEVDLRTRKVRRAGREITLTAKEFELLEFFVRHAGSVVDRAAITGYVWDDNHDPFTNALEVLVRRLRRKIDDDFEPKLIQTLRGAGYRFGV
- a CDS encoding ATP-binding protein; translation: MNPLDRLRLRLTAWYVGTFAGTLLLLGLGLFLVLSRQISRELDRSLRETTREVLRMVRIRESEGASSPETLADAVDALEIRDRPLFLLDGAGRPVMPREADPRIRAAALRAARTGEVQAEFTTGTGQRWRLYGERFAAEDGKPYVTVAIADLAELEDRTLRLIEAFLAAGLLALVLTGAGGFYLARKSVRPVEAVMEQMRRFMADAAHELRTPLAVLRGRAEVAVQHEREPAAYVAALGEITREAGRLGTIVENLLILARADAGQQPALRERLYLDDVAGDAVAAAGVLAAARGVHIELGRYDEAPVTGDAALIRQLLMVLLDNAVKFTPPGGSVTVDVSVEEGNPTVAVEDTGIGIAPADLPHVFERFYRADPARERTGGAGLGLSIARWIAEQHGARVALEPREGGGTRAVAVFPPAM
- a CDS encoding PepSY domain-containing protein — translated: MKSWTLAAVAAAALLAWMRPGAAQTAARPDSPRSDSPHAAPAGPPIRESRPGLTARARVRPDAARHLALARYPGGQIVDELLVERQKRLLYDFTIRPAGNNAPREVLVNAATGQVIGVRRNAPAIPRAALVPRGA
- a CDS encoding AcvB/VirJ family lysyl-phosphatidylglycerol hydrolase; translation: MRALLVWALLCGSAAVAAAQAPATLPALGLPLVEVPVPAGQRGDMLGVLLTSDGGWTPVNRVVSERLAQSGVPVVAWNSMHYYRTPRSPDEAARALARVIEHYSAAWGRGRVVLIGYSFGADVMPFLVNRLPPADRARIAGMVLMGFDRDAVFEFHYTDWLGRSAGPAYATLPEIRRLGAVPTLCLYGTDDAGTACTAHWGPAVTAVALHAGHRFGAVSEEAASLIVQDVRALAARPTGA